The Leptidea sinapis chromosome Z, ilLepSina1.1, whole genome shotgun sequence genomic sequence AATCGTTATGGGTCAATCACACTATATAAATTGTACAACATATTATACAGATCTTcaataacttaacaaactaCAGGTTCACCACTCATTTTCATTCAAATCCTTGTCAcagtaagttattattattcatttgcAGTTCAATTTAAGTACATGTTGTTAAGTATAAGTGATATGTTCGCCAGTAATTACATATGTCATATTTTTGTGCATAATGGATGACAAAATTGATACCTactgcattaaaaaaaaatcatcacatCTCTATTTTAGATTTAATTGAGATTTTACTGAGAAAGTGTTTTCTTATAACAGAGTCTGTTAACACACATATTAcagaataacaattattttcactGGTATGTTACTGCAATGAATAATTGTATTAGATAATCATTCATTTCATTCTACATTCttgattaaaatttaacaattaaatacTTAGACAGAGGTAGATTCTGTACAAACATATCCTGTATTTATGTGATAGAGCTGTACTAAATAAAATCCTTGCCATGGACCTTATATAGCCATGTGCTCTAATAATCTTAgatttttaactataataaatTCGCTATCACATTTCACTTAAACTAAAACTAAGATTTTACAGTTAAGTTACCTTTACTATTTAAATCCTAATATTCTACTGagatctaaatataatatttcgtttATGGCAATTGGTAACCGAACGGGATGTTCACACTATTTTACAGCCGCAGTGGATTTAAATTACAATGATGAAGTAGCTATTACAAAATCATATACTatagtatatgtatacatagTCACGACAAGGTATAAAaactatacaaaaatttaagtcTTAAAGTACATACAGTATCTTATATTACATACGTAACATTCTGTAATTTccacttatattttatatcaaaataattaactCTTTGTCTTAATTTTCTTGTCTTGTATGTCTAAATACAATAAGCCGTGCCTTGTTACAACAAAAAATGCATATATAAACACAGAAATTGTGATGTAGCTGATACATTTTTACATATACATACAGCTTTAGTTATTTCATAAGTGTACACCATCTGTTTAAACATTGATTTTAAGAATTAATCTTTATAATccctttcaaattaaatttctataagCTTCTAGGTAACTTCCAATACGGAGGACTTTGATGTTACAGCAATTAAGGATATAATTACTTCTGAGGTCATGATAAAATAAATCCACTGGTTTACtatcaaaatgattaaaaaatcaAGATAATATGAACTATTTCtaaacagtaatgtataagaTATCCCATTGGTCACAATGTGAATGTGAGTGGCTATGAGGGATATAAAATTATCCGGTTGTGCCAGGAGACAGTGAATAAGACTCTGGACTCACCACCCACCAAGTGATGTTCTATTGCATCTGATAGTTTACATTTAATCCGGGATTGTTTACTTGTACTTGAAAGTCAAGCGGCCGAGGATCAATAAATCCTACAGGGACTGGATGCGGCGGGCATATCAACGCCATTTGTTGGTCATGCTGTGgtatttcatctttcatctCAAGAGGAGGTGATGAATGTTCCCGTTTTATTCTACTCTTGATACTGGGTCTATTGTTTGGATAGCCCTTCTTCTTATATTCCAACCACAATGTTCTGTTGTTGACACCAAATAGTTTAGCTGCCTTACAAAATCCTATGCCACCAGTACGGACTGCTTCCAAAGCTTTTTGAAAGTTTTCTGCAGCTTGAGGGTTGGTAGTTCTTCTACGCCTGGGCTGCCCTTGAACTACCATTAAGTGTGAGTTTTGGGATTCTGCAGCACAACTGGGCCCAGGCGACGGGCCTGTAACTCCTAAGTTCTGTCCGTAGTTATTTATTTCATGGTCCGTATGAGAGTTCATCATGTTATTGATGTACATTCCTGGATCGGGCTGTAGGCCACTGACCCCTATACATGCTGCATTCGGATATCGCGGGTAAGTGTGCTCCAACATACTCCACTGTCCTCCTGGGAAGAGAGATGAATGATGTcgtataatacaatttaaaaaagaacaatTCCTTAAACATAAAATTCATTTATCTCCCTTCCCTGGAATGGAATATACCTCCCGACATTTAGCTTGACTATTAAAATGTTGTATACACATTAACAACGAGTTTACAACAAACATGCttacatgtatattatttggATGATAGCAAACaatgatattaataatgaagtgttaagataatttaaaccAGGGTAGTGAGgtatttttagtttatattgaAAAAGCAATGAACTATGAAAatcaatgtttataatatattacacataCCTTGTACTAGTCCAACCGGGTTTGTGTCCATGGACATAGGTTCCATATTTAAATTGTGCGTTTCTCCAGGctaaaaaaacaatgaaaattgatttctttgttcatttatttaaaataaatagcatgctttcatttctaataataacttttaagagtttaagatttaaaactaaaacactttttttgaaTCTCCATATTATacacaccacacacacacacacacatacacacacaaacaaacaaaactatagcaaagagtagggatagatacttaTGACTATAGTGTGATATATTCtgaatatgtaatataaatatgttagaTATAGTAAGAATAAATAGTATGatagattttaaaacataattatatgaaactaagtatatgtataattacaacatttgaaagtttattgtaaattttcttgATGATTTATATCTGGTGGACGTGGACTCTAAGAGTTCCCTAATAACACCTCAGGGAGGGGGgcggctgaaaaccagcgctgcttgGAGTAATTTACGCCGAGCAGCAGAAGCTGAGCCGCTaccttttgttttcattttaatttgtaatctgtAGCATGTAAGTTattctgtaatttttttctttgaaaacaataaatgtgattttattttattttatttatttagtataattagaagtattatataaataaaatatttgccaAGATACCAAAGCTTTGATGTAGTTAAGAGTTTGTGAGTCACCGTGGGCTCGCTTCTCTATAATTATGATAGGTACCTGTGGTATAACATCCAGTCTTTCTTCATATTCCCTCCTTCTTTGCTGTGGAAGGGTGCTTAGCATTATTGTATCAGCACGAACAACCTCACTAGAGTTCTGTCCAAAATCTTCATTTTTACTTTCATTGTGCACTAAAGTTCCTAGGTTTGTTGAGCCTGATGAACTCTTTCTGCGTCTGTTAAAAGCAAGAACATTAcaattagtaaaattatataataacaacATAAATTAGACCTATACTTAGGGGTTGTCTCACAATGTACAAGTAGCAAATCGCTGTAATACACAgaaatgacaatttataatacattaaaaatttaacactccAGAACTGTTACtattattttacgtaaaaaaaaaatatctctcagaaaaatcaattttcatccataatttcaacgactgtcttacgaattttcgatcaggtcacgtgtcctgacgcgagtttaacattttatacccattccaagaaaagtgctcaacactgctaaagaagttttagaCGAAGTCACGTTCAAGAAAACTTCACTACTTCAGAAAAAACTTCATAtacgaaataaaataacacaagACTAATGGATTTTAATgcaaatttatatttgatattttaaaattttctatttgtatTTCTACATAGCAGTTCAACcactatttttacaataaaataaatcatcacATATTTATTTTGCACTTTCGTGTATTGTCATGAGCCTTTCAAAATATTGTCCACAAGTCATAACATAATCATACCATATACCAAATGTTATAGTAGAGGAGCCCAAGTGAAGATTTTGGGATTTATTCAAGCGTCACAATAACATACAAGGGGCAAACTTGCACCTTGAGAAGAACTGAACCATACCCTGTATACAGGGTTAAATGTCGAAATGTGACACAAAAAGTGAAAAGTGAAAGTTTCAAACCAGAGATTTCGAACAGTAAAGTTAAGGcaataaatctaattaattgTCCTCTAAATAATTGTCAGATTATGGTTCAGGATGACAAggacataattattaaatgaaaaaatttaaataatctgaCAGGCTTGACTATTTCATGGTCACAATTTTATTGCATTTTCAAAAGTCGTTCATAACTTTTGGTCATGGTCAAATCATAAGTGTTTGAATAGGAGCTACAATAGGGTTCACTTAATATCTCCTATCAATGACGCCctgtaaaagttttttttcctattttctACCCCTTCATGCGAACCGGCAGATCAATACTTTTCCTTTATAAGAAACATGTAGGGCACATACACTATTCCTGTATGTAGGGTTAAATGTCGAAATGTGACACAAGGAAATGGGAAAGTTTCAAACCGTCAAGTTAAGGCAATTCCTCTAAATAATTGTCAGATTATGGGTCAGGATGGCAAGGACATTAATATGAAATGTCTATATAAGGTTGTAGTGTAGTATTTGACTTTTATTGACTTGGGTTCACTTAATATCTTCTCTCAATGACATgctgtaaaagttttttttcctattttgTACCCCTTCATGCAAACCGGCAGATTAACAATTTTCCTTTATAAGAAACATGTGGGGCGCATACACTATTAATATCTGAAGTGCTTGCGTATTACtttgtgattgtttttttttttttttttgcatttttgaaAACTTGTACACACTCCCCCACTAGTTGGAGGGTTGCATAGAgatacatcatataaatgtttttttctttttatccaTATTTAGTCTCTTGGGCTCCCCaaccattatataaattgacattatattgttaaatatgCATTTACTCTGCCTCTCTCTGTCTCTCACTACCCGGCAGATAACTATGTTATTTGCTACTAGATCCATCCTATAATTTGAATGGCACTTATCTGGTAGATAACACTATTTATACATTGTGGaacgaaaattatttatttgatagaTGCGTAACTAGATGCCTACTTGTAACTTTACTTGTATATTGTGAAACTTATATaaagaaactagctgacccagcaaatgttgtattgccgatattaaaatcgcgatacaaaagtaactgttgatcgtagatgggtgaaaatttgaagttgtatgtattttttaatgcaaactcgtaatcaaacaaatttaaaaaaaaatattttcgtgtggaccacccttaacatttagggggatgaaaaatagatgttgtccgattctcagacctacccaatatgcactcaaaatttaatgagaatcaCAAATAGAACtagaagatataatataatttttttaaagatcaaTGTAATAACCAGCCCTCCATGGAAAAGCCCAATACATCACAGTTCAAAAGATGAACTCCGGACACATCCTGTGAAATATGCAGTGAGATCTTACCACCAACATAGACAGCGACCCAATTATGTATGTgtaacttaatttaatatttttttgcaattaaCTGAATACCTTCTTTTTCTGCATGGAGATGATGATGGAGAAGCTGAGGGTCTAACAGACTCCATCGATTCACCAGGAGACTGAAATTCGGAGGATGTGTTCTGCCGAGTGAGTGAGGTTGAATCAGGCATTTCTGTTAGACCtttgatttttaataactttGCTGTATCTAAAACCtaagaaaaacataaaattgatTAATTCTAAATcacaaatatagaaaaatgtttaaagataaatttattatgtCAACAACACTAgaaaaatacctacctacccaaattaatatatctaaaatTACATCATCATCATAGATGCAAGACATCCACTCGCTGAATGACTAAATATCTTTTGCTTGTAATGTCGGAGTAAAATAACACCACCCTACCCCATTGGTGTTGTAAGAGGCGACTCAGGGATATAGAACATAGGATGGCCAGCAACATTTTTTTGGTAATGTGACATGCTAATCAGACATGTTGACATAAATTAgtgaaatacaacatttataatatcattacataaattacttctcaataagtttaaattttaaaaaaactagACCCaaacttttgttgttaatttgtTTGGGGCTTAGTATACCTGCCGCAGTATTCTCTGATTTATATCCAACCATTAGATTTTTAGAAggcaaattttaaattaatgggACATATAAACAAATGAGCGATAATAATAGACAAATGCCAACAAAACATGTGAATGTACAGCAATTTGCTGTTTGCCAAATATCACTGCATACCCAGTCTCAGCTACATTTCTTtaattgcaaataataataaactctatttcactaaacagtggttcacaacacctaaatatatatgtactatGTCTTAAAAATTAGcttatcttaaataaaactCTAGTTGAAACAATTAATGGAAGAATAATTGTCTTACTTGTGGTAATTGTTCCTCTGTGACGTTCACTTCACCATAATACATAAAATCAACCATTGTACGTAGATCAGCAAATGTGACAtcttttaagattacaattggATGGCGTGAAGGGTTATCAACAAATAGAGCCTGAAAAAATTAATCAGACACATAGTTGTTATTTAAGTTAAACTTCATAAATTGTTTAACACtagtaattacaaaataaaataaatataaattttaaga encodes the following:
- the LOC126978361 gene encoding zinc finger and BTB domain-containing protein 24-like isoform X1, coding for MSQQYSLRWNNHQPNFISMFTTLLNTKTLVDVTLAAEGQHLQAHKVVLSACSTYFQALFVDNPSRHPIVILKDVTFADLRTMVDFMYYGEVNVTEEQLPQVLDTAKLLKIKGLTEMPDSTSLTRQNTSSEFQSPGESMESVRPSASPSSSPCRKRRRRKSSSGSTNLGTLVHNESKNEDFGQNSSEVVRADTIMLSTLPQQRRREYEERLDVIPQPGETHNLNMEPMSMDTNPVGLVQGGQWSMLEHTYPRYPNAACIGVSGLQPDPGMYINNMMNSHTDHEINNYGQNLGVTGPSPGPSCAAESQNSHLMVVQGQPRRRRTTNPQAAENFQKALEAVRTGGIGFCKAAKLFGVNNRTLWLEYKKKGYPNNRPSIKSRIKREHSSPPLEMKDEIPQHDQQMALICPPHPVPVGFIDPRPLDFQVQVNNPGLNVNYQMQ